The genomic stretch TAAAAGCGATTGGATACTTCAGCTGGATGCCGACGAAATTGTCACCCCGGCACTACTTCAGGAAATTAACCAACTGCTTTCAAAGAAACCAAGCGACATCAGCGAAAATGGATTCTGGATTAACCGCTCAAATTACTTTCTTGGAACTTTTCTAAAAAAAGGCGGTCAATATCCGGACTCCACCCTCAGACTTTACAAAAAGGGCATGGGGCGCCTTCCCTGCAAAGATGTCCACGAGCAGGCCGAAGTAAAAAATCCCGTAGGCCATTTGACAAACGATCTGCAGCACTTTGCCGACATTTCATTTTCCCGATACCTTTTAAGAGCCAACCGTTACACTACACTTTTGGCACAGGAACTTTCTCAACAAAAATTAAACATTAATTTTGTTAATTTTTTGACTTACTATTTGATAAAACCGCTTTGGTGGTTTCTAATGGCTTTTTTTCGTCACCGCGGTTATGTTGACGGGTTTCCGGGATTCGTTTTTGCCTATTTTTCGGCTCTGCGTTTTCCTATTGCCTATACCAAATATTGGGAGCTCCAAAAAACCAACCGTTCTATAAACATGTCAGATGATTGGGACACAAAATGAAAAAAAATGTCAAAATTGCCATCGATATCTCTCCTCTAAATGACGGAAACATTACCCGCGGCGTTGGCCACTACACTCAGCACTTAGTCTCGGCCATCCAAAAGGAAGTCAAAACAAATCCAAAATACGTCAATTATCAAATAGATCTCATTAAAAATTCAAAATTAGAAATTAAAAATTACGATCTAGTCCACTACCCCTATTTTGATCCTTTTTTTCTCACTCTACCCCCACAAAATAAAACTCCGTTTCTGGCTACAGTTCACGACTTGATACCACGTCAATTCAAAACCCACTTCCCGGTAGGCATAAAGGGAGAAATTAAGTGGTTGATTCAAAAACATCGCCTTCGCCAGGCAAAATATATAATTACCGTTTCCCATTTTTCCAAATATATAATCAATGATTTAATCGAATATCCCAAAGACAAAATATTTGTCACTTATGAAGCGGCAGACGATAATTTTAA from Candidatus Shapirobacteria bacterium encodes the following:
- a CDS encoding glycosyltransferase family 2 protein is translated as MKRQATISVTLATYNEEKKIGKFLDSVFSWANEIILVDGHSQDKTLSIAKKYKNIKIIETDNKPIFHINKQLGIDACKSDWILQLDADEIVTPALLQEINQLLSKKPSDISENGFWINRSNYFLGTFLKKGGQYPDSTLRLYKKGMGRLPCKDVHEQAEVKNPVGHLTNDLQHFADISFSRYLLRANRYTTLLAQELSQQKLNINFVNFLTYYLIKPLWWFLMAFFRHRGYVDGFPGFVFAYFSALRFPIAYTKYWELQKTNRSINMSDDWDTK